One region of Takifugu flavidus isolate HTHZ2018 chromosome 14, ASM371156v2, whole genome shotgun sequence genomic DNA includes:
- the LOC130537319 gene encoding serine rich and transmembrane domain containing 1 isoform X2, protein MSGTDLPLLDLNDTGISPGDDGSFLRFSPTSSSTLAAASLPGRLADVYVYVWLFLGLLVFLLTLLIISLHRLKNIISSSAVPDCSSEAGGSFTNMEICSISSQRSAISSLST, encoded by the coding sequence ATGTCGGGGACGGACCTCCCCTTACTGGACCTGAATGACACTGGAATCTCTCCAGGGGATGACGGCTCCTTCCTCAGATTCTCCCCGACCTCTTCCTCCACGTTGGCCGCCGCCTCGCTGCCGGGGCGCCTGGCCGACGTTTACGTGTACGTGTGGCTTTTCCTCGGGCTGCTGGTGTTCCTGCTGACGCTGCTCATCATCTCCCTGCACAGGCTGAAGAacatcatctcctcctccgccgtCCCTGACTGCAGCAGCGAGGCAGGCGGCTCCTTCACCAACATGGAGATCTGCAGCATCTCCTCTCAGCGCTCTGCCATCTCCTCCCTGTCCACCTGA